Part of the Streptococcus ilei genome is shown below.
ATTTCTATGCCCTTTCGAAGCGCAACGACTACATCAAAGTAAAGGCCATTGCGCAAAATATCGCCTTTGAGGCAGAAACTCCCTACGGTTCTCTTGAAATCACCATCAATCTGTCAAAACCTGAAAAAGATCCTAAAGACATTGCAGCGGCTAAACTTGCGAAAGCCAGTCATTATCCAGCCTGCCAATTGTGTTTTGAAAATGAAGGTTATCAAGGTCGCCTAGATCATCCTGCCCGTGCCAATCATCGGATCATTCGTTTTGATATGGACGGTCATGACTGGGGCTTCCAGTATTCCCCTTATGCCTACTTCAATGAACACTGCATTTTCCTCGATAGCCAACACGTTCCTATGGCCATTAGCCGCAAAACCTTTGAGCGACTTTTGACCATTGTAGAGACTTTTCCAGGCTATTTTGCAGGGTCCAATGCAGATCTACCCATTGTAGGGGGATCCATCCTGACTCATGACCATTACCAAGGGGGACGACATACCTTCCCTATGGAGCTGGCTTCTGTTGAGGCTAGCTTTAGCATTGAGGGCTTTGAGGCTGTATCGGTAGGGATTGTCAACTGGCCCATGTCCGTGCTTCGTTTGCAATCAGATGATAAGGCGCAATTGATTGACCTGGCGGACCATATCCTAAAGACCTGGAGAGGTTACTCGGATCCAGCCGTTCAAGTCTTAGCCACATCCGACGGTCAACCCCATCATACCATTACCCCCATTGCACGAATCCGTGATGGGCATTATGAACTGGACTTGGTGCTCCGTGACAACCAAACCTCACCAGAGCATCCAGATGGCATTTACCACCCACATGCGGATGTGCAACACATCAAAAAAGAAAATATCGGTCTGATCGAAGTCATGGGCTTGGCTATCTTGCCTCCTCGGCTTAAGAAAGAGCTCAAGCAGGTCCAAGACTATCTGCTTGAACAAGAGAGCACTGTAGTCAATTACCACCAGGACTGGGCAGCTGACTTGAAAGCCACTCACCCACCCATTACAGAAGAAGCAGAGGCTGAGGCCATTGTCCGTGAATCGGTCGGCCAAATCTTTGCGCGGGTGCTAGAAGATGCGGGTGTCTACAAGCGGACAGCAGAAGGGCAAGCAGCCTTTAGACGCTTTGTCGCGACACTTTAAGTATGGAGAAGACGGGGAAATTTGGTACAATAAGATAGAAGACAAAGAAGCGAAAGGAAAACAAATGGCAATACTCGTACTCGGAGGAGCTGGCTATATCGGTTCCCACATGGTAGACCGCTTGGTCAATGAAGGACAGGAAAAAGTCGTGGTGGTGGATAGCCTGGTCACAGGCCACCGCGCAGCGGTGCATCCAGATGCCGTCTTTTACCAAGGAGACCTGGCGGATCAAGACTTCATGCGCACTGTTTTTAAGGAACATGCAGATATTGACGCCGTCATCCACTTTGCGGCCTATTCCCTAGTCGCTGAATCCATGGCAGATCCATTGAAATATTTTGACAACAATACGGCGGGCATGGTCAAACTCTTGGAAGTCATGCAGGAATGTGGGGTTCACTACATCGTCTTTTCTTCAACCGCAGCCACCTACGGCATTCCAGAAGAAATTCCGATCCTTGAAACCACTCCGCAAAAACCGATTAATCCCTATGGCGAAAGCAAGCTCATGATGGAAACCATTATGCGCTGGGCCGATCAAGCCTATGGTATCAAGTATGTCCCCCTTCGTTACTTTAATGTGGCTG
Proteins encoded:
- the galT gene encoding UDP-glucose--hexose-1-phosphate uridylyltransferase, yielding MTEQVLDAFVTAVIAVSDYQEMDRIYLKNRVMSRIGEEGLDAPVHNSDVIALKEQLVEIAVANSKIQDSMAAKDSLGAELMDWITPSPSQVNHHFWETYRHSKEDAIADFYALSKRNDYIKVKAIAQNIAFEAETPYGSLEITINLSKPEKDPKDIAAAKLAKASHYPACQLCFENEGYQGRLDHPARANHRIIRFDMDGHDWGFQYSPYAYFNEHCIFLDSQHVPMAISRKTFERLLTIVETFPGYFAGSNADLPIVGGSILTHDHYQGGRHTFPMELASVEASFSIEGFEAVSVGIVNWPMSVLRLQSDDKAQLIDLADHILKTWRGYSDPAVQVLATSDGQPHHTITPIARIRDGHYELDLVLRDNQTSPEHPDGIYHPHADVQHIKKENIGLIEVMGLAILPPRLKKELKQVQDYLLEQESTVVNYHQDWAADLKATHPPITEEAEAEAIVRESVGQIFARVLEDAGVYKRTAEGQAAFRRFVATL
- the galE gene encoding UDP-glucose 4-epimerase GalE, which encodes MAILVLGGAGYIGSHMVDRLVNEGQEKVVVVDSLVTGHRAAVHPDAVFYQGDLADQDFMRTVFKEHADIDAVIHFAAYSLVAESMADPLKYFDNNTAGMVKLLEVMQECGVHYIVFSSTAATYGIPEEIPILETTPQKPINPYGESKLMMETIMRWADQAYGIKYVPLRYFNVAGAKPDGSIGEDHGPETHLLPIVLQVAQGKREKIAIFGDDYNTPDGTNVRDYVHPFDLADAHLLAVEYLRNGNPSTAFNLGSSTGFSNLQIVEVARKVTGHPIPLEIADRRPGDPDTLIASSEKARAILGWQPKFDNIETIIQTAWAWHSSHPDGYNDR